The DNA segment GCGACGACTGTAGACCGGCGGCGATGCCGGCGAGTGTTCCGCCCGTACCCACTGAGCAGCAGATTACGTCAAAATCGCTGTCGATCTCGGCCGGCAACTCCGCACAGCCCTTGACCGCCAAGTCGTTACTGCCGCCTTCCGGCAGGAGGTAGAAGCGGCCGAATCGTTCATGGAGATCTTCGATGACGTTCGGTTCTGTCTTCTGCCGGTACGTCCTGCGATCGAGATAGGCCAGCTTCATGCCGTGATCAACGGCGAACTGTAACGCCGGATTCAACGGAAGGTGCTCCTCACCGCGAATGACGCCGACCGTGTCGAAGCCGAACAGTGCACCGGCCGCCGCAGTCGCGCGGATGTGGTTGGAGTACGCACCACCGAACGTCAGCAAGGACCGATAGCCGCCGGTCCGCGCAGCCTCGAGGTTGTACTTCAGCTTCCGCCACTTGTTGCCGGGCAAGTCAGGATGAATCAGATCATCACGCTTGAGGAGGAGGCGTACGCCAGTGACCGTCATCCGGTCGTCGTTGATCTCCTCGACTGGCGACGGCATGCGTAGCCCCAGCTGCGTGACCACCTCATCACCGTCCACAAGGCCATACTCCCACCAGTACGGCGACGACCTGGCACAACGCGGCCTGACATCTCCGGACAGTCGGCCATACGTCGCCGTGTGAGGATAAGGATATGAACGGGAAGGCGACACA comes from the Fodinicola acaciae genome and includes:
- a CDS encoding 1-aminocyclopropane-1-carboxylate deaminase/D-cysteine desulfhydrase is translated as MDGDEVVTQLGLRMPSPVEEINDDRMTVTGVRLLLKRDDLIHPDLPGNKWRKLKYNLEAARTGGYRSLLTFGGAYSNHIRATAAAGALFGFDTVGVIRGEEHLPLNPALQFAVDHGMKLAYLDRRTYRQKTEPNVIEDLHERFGRFYLLPEGGSNDLAVKGCAELPAEIDSDFDVICCSVGTGGTLAGIAAGLQSSQQAIGFSALKGGDFLTDDVVQLQRSALGHATQNWSIETEFHFRGYAKRTPELDDFIDDFERRHGIRLDWIYEAKMMYGVFALAARGRFVRGSTVVAVIAGL